Proteins encoded together in one Stutzerimonas stutzeri window:
- a CDS encoding complex I subunit 5 family protein produces MSAWLWLLVPFAPLLGAALLPWLRERALPWLWLSGLPALLAALQPPVALELPWLWEGVRWGADDVLTRAWLGFSAVLWTCAAIFASSSLGNGAGRLRFWMFWQLAVAGNLLLIIATDALSFYLGFSAMSLSAYGLIVHRGGPGPRRAGRLYLQLAICGEMLLLAGLLLRTQAADQAFDFASWQAQPIDHLTLALLLLGLGLKAGFWPLHVWLPLAHPEAPAPASAVLSGAMLKAGILGIWRCVPETDPTLTAWSMPLLLIGLFGALYAAALGLCAGKSKAVLAWSSVSQMGWLLMVLALAWSLEAPSPALLTLLVLFGVHHGLAKGALFLAAGMVHEGRLPRPGWLLLVLPALAIMGAPLTSGAAVKYLFKDALHDSLFAAWTPWLTLASFATALLLLRALWLMWRDQQHASAPPAAGQWLPWALLSLASVALPWLWSALREPLLAGLYPAGLWAALWPLLLAVVLAGLAWQRHWRVPARLARLPNPALSASLALTRLLRQPPLPEPSVRLDGSRWRQRERRWNRRWEGGALTLSAWLLVLLLWLGWWW; encoded by the coding sequence ATGAGCGCCTGGCTCTGGCTGCTGGTGCCCTTCGCTCCGCTGCTGGGTGCGGCGCTGCTGCCATGGCTGCGCGAACGCGCCCTGCCATGGCTGTGGCTGAGCGGCCTGCCGGCGCTGCTGGCCGCGCTGCAACCGCCGGTGGCGCTGGAGCTGCCCTGGCTGTGGGAGGGGGTGCGCTGGGGCGCGGACGATGTCCTGACGCGCGCCTGGCTGGGGTTTTCCGCCGTGCTCTGGACCTGCGCGGCGATCTTCGCCAGCAGCAGCCTGGGCAACGGGGCGGGGCGATTGCGCTTCTGGATGTTCTGGCAGCTGGCCGTGGCCGGCAATCTGCTGCTGATCATCGCCACCGATGCGCTGAGTTTCTACCTCGGCTTCAGTGCCATGAGCCTGTCCGCCTACGGGCTGATCGTCCATCGCGGTGGGCCGGGGCCACGGCGGGCGGGGCGGCTGTACCTGCAACTGGCGATCTGCGGCGAAATGCTGCTGCTCGCCGGGCTGCTGTTGCGCACCCAAGCCGCCGACCAGGCCTTCGACTTCGCCAGCTGGCAGGCGCAACCGATCGATCATCTGACCCTGGCCCTGCTGCTGCTCGGCCTCGGCCTGAAGGCCGGCTTCTGGCCGCTGCACGTCTGGCTGCCGCTGGCCCACCCCGAGGCGCCGGCGCCGGCCAGCGCAGTGCTCTCCGGGGCGATGCTCAAGGCCGGCATCCTCGGCATCTGGCGCTGCGTGCCGGAGACCGACCCGACGCTGACCGCCTGGAGCATGCCGTTGCTCCTGATCGGCCTGTTCGGTGCGCTCTATGCCGCGGCGCTGGGACTCTGTGCCGGCAAGTCCAAGGCCGTGCTGGCCTGGTCGTCGGTGAGCCAGATGGGCTGGCTGCTGATGGTCCTGGCGCTGGCCTGGAGCCTCGAGGCGCCGTCCCCCGCGCTGCTCACGCTGCTGGTGCTGTTCGGCGTACATCACGGGTTGGCCAAGGGTGCGCTGTTCCTGGCCGCCGGGATGGTGCACGAGGGGCGCCTGCCACGCCCGGGCTGGCTGCTGCTGGTCCTGCCGGCGCTGGCGATCATGGGGGCGCCGCTGACCAGCGGGGCGGCGGTGAAATACCTGTTCAAGGACGCCCTGCACGACAGCCTTTTCGCCGCCTGGACGCCCTGGCTGACGCTGGCCAGCTTCGCCACCGCGCTGTTGCTGTTGCGCGCGCTCTGGCTGATGTGGCGCGACCAGCAGCATGCCAGCGCACCACCGGCGGCCGGGCAATGGCTGCCCTGGGCGCTGCTCAGCCTGGCGTCGGTGGCGCTGCCTTGGCTGTGGTCGGCCCTGCGCGAGCCGTTGCTGGCGGGGTTGTATCCGGCCGGCCTGTGGGCAGCGCTGTGGCCATTGCTGCTGGCCGTCGTGCTGGCGGGGCTGGCCTGGCAGCGCCACTGGCGTGTGCCGGCGCGCCTGGCCCGGCTGCCGAATCCGGCACTGTCGGCTTCGCTGGCGCTGACCCGGCTGCTGCGGCAGCCGCCATTGCCCGAGCCGTCGGTCCGCCTCGATGGGAGCCGCTGGCGACAGCGTGAACGGCGCTGGAATCGCCGCTGGGAAGGCGGCGCGCTGACCCTCAGCGCCTGGCTGCTGGTGCTGTTGCTCTGGCTGGGCTGGTGGTGGTGA
- a CDS encoding ATP-binding protein: protein MSRRWRRLQARVRTRLTGAMSLRLRLMLGAASLAALFMLALLPALQGAFSLTFEKVIEQRLAADASTLITAAQVEGGRLQMPERLPDEEFDLPDAQLLGFIYDRRGELIWHSRSAADERIDYRPRYEGGATEFLRVRDADGVEYFVYDVELHLAGSRDNAFSFVTMQPTSEYLSLFEEFRRQLYLWLGSGLLVLLALLWLGLTWGFRTLKRVSAELDQVEAGQRERLSDDHPRELLRLTRSLNRLLDSERRQREQYRNSLGDLAHSLKTPLSVLQGVGETLSAQSQSREQAQVMQAQIERMSQQIGYQLQRASLGKSGLVRHRVELRPLLDSLCSTLDKVYRDKRVQIDVQLVEPCVVPMEQGALMELLGNLLENAYRLCLGQIRISARTHDGDLLLGIEDDGPGVPVDQRARIIRRGERLDAQHPGQGIGLAVVKDILDSYGGELSLGESPLGGAAFQVRLRAD from the coding sequence ATGAGCCGACGCTGGCGCCGGCTGCAGGCGCGCGTGCGAACCCGCCTGACCGGCGCCATGTCGCTGCGCCTGCGGCTGATGCTCGGCGCCGCGAGCCTGGCCGCGCTGTTCATGCTGGCACTGCTGCCCGCACTGCAGGGCGCCTTCAGCCTGACCTTCGAGAAGGTCATCGAACAGCGCCTGGCGGCCGATGCCAGCACCCTGATCACCGCCGCCCAGGTCGAAGGCGGCCGGCTGCAGATGCCCGAGCGGCTGCCGGACGAGGAGTTCGACCTGCCGGATGCACAGCTGCTCGGCTTCATCTACGACCGCCGCGGCGAGCTGATCTGGCATTCCCGCTCGGCTGCCGACGAGCGCATCGACTACCGTCCGCGCTATGAGGGCGGCGCCACCGAATTCCTGCGGGTGCGCGATGCCGATGGCGTGGAGTACTTCGTCTACGACGTAGAACTGCACCTGGCCGGCAGCCGCGACAACGCCTTCAGCTTCGTCACCATGCAGCCGACCAGCGAGTACCTCAGCCTGTTCGAGGAATTTCGCCGGCAGCTCTATCTCTGGCTGGGCAGCGGTCTGCTGGTGCTGCTGGCGCTGCTCTGGCTAGGCCTGACCTGGGGCTTTCGCACGCTCAAGCGGGTCAGCGCCGAACTCGACCAGGTCGAAGCCGGGCAGCGCGAGCGTCTGAGCGACGACCACCCGCGCGAACTGCTGCGCCTGACCCGTTCGCTGAACCGCCTGCTGGACAGCGAACGTCGCCAGCGCGAGCAGTACCGCAACTCCCTGGGCGATCTGGCGCACAGCCTGAAAACCCCGCTCAGCGTGCTGCAGGGCGTCGGCGAGACGCTCTCGGCGCAGAGCCAAAGCCGCGAGCAGGCGCAGGTGATGCAGGCGCAGATCGAGCGCATGAGCCAGCAGATCGGCTATCAGCTGCAGCGTGCCAGCCTCGGCAAGAGCGGCCTGGTGCGCCACCGGGTCGAACTGCGACCGTTGCTCGACAGCCTGTGCAGCACGCTGGACAAGGTCTATCGCGACAAGCGCGTGCAGATCGACGTGCAGCTGGTCGAGCCCTGTGTCGTACCGATGGAACAGGGCGCGCTGATGGAGCTGCTCGGCAACCTGCTGGAAAACGCCTACCGGCTGTGCCTTGGGCAGATCCGCATCAGCGCCCGCACGCATGACGGCGACCTGCTGCTGGGCATCGAGGACGACGGCCCCGGCGTGCCGGTGGACCAGCGCGCACGGATTATCCGTCGCGGCGAACGCCTCGACGCCCAGCATCCCGGCCAGGGCATCGGCCTGGCCGTGGTCAAGGACATCCTCGACAGCTACGGCGGCGAACTCAGCCTGGGCGAGTCGCCCCTTGGCGGCGCGGCTTTCCAGGTACGGCTGCGCGCCGACTGA
- a CDS encoding complex I subunit 5 family protein, protein MNAALASLLLPLGGGLLLILLRPARGGRWVIALSLGALLAAIMALQVVLDHGERSLFIGGWEAGLAIRFRLTPLAALLLVFTAGLHLLVALYAARIAHATGKADYWPLSCLLHAALAALWLSADLFNLYVTLELLSLVAVALVSLAGRKAWKPALNYLLLSLAGSLAYLLGVALLYGRYGLLDLALLARLSEADGATHLALLLMSVGLMLKAALWPLHLWLPPAHAAAPTAVSALLSALVVKGPLYILWLIWSEIAPAEFGRDAGLLFGTAGVLALVAGGWSALRAPRLKTLVAYSTVAQLGYALLALGLLLHLPEPRLHAALWLFVLAHGLAKVSMFLAAGELQTILGSKRVKGMKGASQNVPIALAAFAVAGGSLVGLPPSGGFLAKWLLLQPLFEQPQHWPWALGVLFGTLMSAAYVFRVVAHGFDRARPNPPSIHPDRLAQWLALLPALLVWGLALISEPLLLWLGGLGR, encoded by the coding sequence ATGAACGCCGCGCTGGCCAGCCTGCTGCTGCCCCTGGGCGGCGGCCTGTTGCTGATCCTGCTGCGCCCGGCCCGCGGCGGGCGCTGGGTGATCGCGCTGAGCCTCGGCGCGCTGCTGGCGGCGATCATGGCGCTGCAGGTGGTGCTCGATCATGGCGAACGCAGCCTGTTCATCGGTGGCTGGGAGGCCGGGCTGGCGATTCGTTTCCGCCTGACGCCTCTGGCCGCGCTGTTGCTGGTGTTCACCGCCGGGCTGCACCTGCTGGTGGCGCTGTATGCCGCGCGCATCGCCCATGCCACCGGCAAGGCGGACTACTGGCCGCTGTCCTGCCTGCTGCATGCGGCGCTGGCGGCGCTGTGGCTGTCGGCCGATCTGTTCAACCTCTACGTGACCCTGGAACTGCTCAGTCTGGTGGCCGTGGCGCTGGTGTCGCTGGCCGGGCGTAAAGCCTGGAAGCCGGCGCTGAACTATCTGCTGCTGTCGCTGGCCGGCTCGCTGGCCTACCTGCTCGGTGTGGCGCTGCTCTACGGGCGCTACGGGCTGCTCGATCTGGCCCTGCTGGCGCGCCTGAGCGAGGCCGACGGCGCGACCCATCTGGCGTTGCTGCTGATGAGCGTGGGGCTGATGCTCAAGGCCGCGCTCTGGCCGTTGCACCTGTGGTTGCCGCCGGCCCACGCCGCGGCGCCGACAGCGGTCAGCGCGCTGCTTTCGGCGCTGGTGGTCAAGGGGCCGCTGTACATCCTCTGGCTGATCTGGAGCGAGATTGCCCCGGCTGAATTCGGCCGCGACGCCGGCCTGCTGTTCGGCACTGCCGGGGTGCTGGCGCTGGTCGCCGGTGGCTGGTCGGCGCTGCGCGCGCCGCGGCTGAAGACGCTGGTGGCCTATTCCACGGTTGCCCAGCTGGGCTATGCGCTGCTGGCCCTCGGCCTGCTGTTGCATCTGCCCGAGCCGCGGCTGCATGCGGCGCTGTGGCTGTTCGTGCTGGCCCATGGGCTGGCCAAGGTGTCGATGTTTCTCGCCGCCGGCGAGTTGCAGACCATTCTCGGCAGCAAGCGGGTCAAGGGCATGAAGGGCGCCAGTCAGAACGTGCCGATCGCGCTGGCCGCGTTCGCCGTGGCCGGCGGCAGCCTGGTGGGCCTGCCGCCCAGCGGCGGCTTTCTGGCCAAATGGTTGCTGCTGCAGCCGCTGTTCGAACAGCCGCAGCACTGGCCGTGGGCGCTGGGCGTGCTGTTCGGCACGCTGATGTCGGCCGCCTACGTATTCCGTGTGGTGGCCCATGGCTTCGATCGCGCGCGGCCGAATCCGCCGAGCATCCATCCCGATCGCCTGGCGCAGTGGCTGGCGCTGCTGCCGGCGTTGCTGGTCTGGGGCCTGGCGCTGATCAGCGAGCCGCTGCTGCTCTGGCTCGGAGGGCTCGGACGATGA
- a CDS encoding NADH-quinone oxidoreductase subunit K — protein MNATLFWIAIGFALWLLGLHGLLTLRHALRRIIAINLMGSGVFLVMIALAARHDPSDPLLVALVVTGLVVAVSATALALRLSSALAAAKEHER, from the coding sequence ATGAACGCCACGCTGTTCTGGATCGCCATCGGTTTCGCCCTCTGGCTGCTCGGCCTGCATGGTCTGCTGACGCTGCGTCATGCCCTGCGGCGGATCATCGCGATCAACCTGATGGGCAGTGGTGTGTTCCTGGTGATGATTGCTCTGGCGGCGCGTCATGACCCGAGCGACCCGCTGCTGGTGGCGCTGGTGGTCACCGGGCTGGTGGTGGCGGTGAGTGCCACCGCGCTGGCGCTGCGGCTGAGCAGTGCGCTGGCCGCAGCGAAGGAGCACGAGCGATGA
- a CDS encoding complex I subunit 5 family protein codes for MNWHGLLPLGIVLSSLLPGLVIFALREDQQRLRVTLNLLGVTLKLLLVGGMLYGVSQGSEYRFSVPLLPGAPLVLQADALSLLFVALSSLLWAATTIYAIGYLENSPLRSRFFGYFSLCVSATVGLALAGNLVSFLLFYELLTLATFPLVVHRGTPESLTAGRVYLAYTVGGGTLVLMGVGLLHSLAGTPDFQAAGYLLEQVDEHEVPLQVAFVLLILGLGVKAALIPLHGWLPQAMVAPAPVSALLHAVAVVKAGAFGIVRVVYDVFGAEALTRLDLTRPLLWLAAATILYGSLRALQQQELKKRLAYSTISQVSYVTLGVALLGPIAAVGGLVHLVHQGLMKVTLFYCAGNFAETLGIHRIREMDGVGRRMPWTMAAFSIGALGMIGIPPIAGFISKWTLGLGALEVGQDWVLLVLLGSALLNAAYFLPLLWRGWFAEPADWHEDRWAGERFETHWMLLLPPLLTALLSLLVGLLAATALSPLGWSQLIVEREFAI; via the coding sequence ATGAACTGGCACGGCCTGCTGCCGCTCGGCATCGTACTCAGCTCGCTACTGCCGGGCCTGGTGATCTTCGCCCTGCGCGAGGACCAGCAGCGCCTGCGGGTCACGCTCAACCTGCTCGGCGTGACGCTCAAGCTGCTGCTGGTCGGCGGCATGCTCTACGGCGTCAGCCAGGGCAGCGAGTATCGTTTCAGTGTGCCGCTGCTGCCAGGCGCACCGCTGGTGCTGCAGGCCGATGCGTTGTCACTGCTGTTCGTCGCGCTGTCCTCGCTGCTCTGGGCGGCCACCACCATCTACGCCATCGGCTACCTGGAAAACTCGCCGCTGCGCTCGCGCTTCTTCGGCTATTTCAGCCTGTGCGTCAGCGCCACCGTGGGCCTGGCGCTGGCGGGCAACCTGGTCAGCTTTCTGCTGTTCTACGAGCTGCTGACCCTGGCCACGTTCCCGCTGGTGGTGCACCGCGGCACGCCGGAGTCGCTGACCGCCGGGCGCGTCTACCTGGCCTATACGGTGGGCGGCGGCACGCTGGTGCTGATGGGTGTGGGGCTGCTGCATAGCCTGGCCGGCACGCCGGATTTCCAGGCCGCCGGCTATCTGCTGGAGCAGGTCGACGAGCACGAGGTGCCGCTGCAGGTGGCCTTCGTCCTGCTGATTCTCGGGCTTGGGGTGAAGGCCGCGCTGATCCCGCTGCATGGCTGGCTGCCGCAGGCGATGGTCGCGCCGGCGCCGGTCAGCGCGCTGCTGCATGCGGTAGCGGTGGTGAAGGCGGGGGCGTTCGGTATCGTGCGGGTGGTCTATGACGTCTTTGGTGCCGAAGCGCTGACCCGGCTGGATCTCACCAGGCCGCTGCTCTGGCTGGCCGCGGCCACCATCCTCTACGGCTCGCTGCGCGCCTTGCAGCAGCAGGAGCTGAAGAAGCGCCTGGCCTACTCGACCATCAGCCAGGTGTCCTACGTGACCCTCGGCGTCGCGCTGCTCGGACCGATCGCCGCCGTGGGCGGCCTGGTGCATCTGGTGCATCAGGGGTTGATGAAGGTGACGCTGTTCTATTGTGCGGGCAACTTCGCCGAAACCCTGGGGATTCACCGCATCCGCGAGATGGATGGCGTTGGCCGACGCATGCCCTGGACCATGGCGGCGTTCTCCATCGGTGCGCTGGGCATGATCGGCATTCCGCCAATCGCCGGCTTCATCAGCAAATGGACGCTGGGCCTCGGCGCGCTGGAGGTCGGACAGGACTGGGTGCTGCTGGTGCTGCTCGGCTCGGCGCTGCTCAACGCCGCGTACTTCCTGCCGCTGCTGTGGCGCGGCTGGTTCGCCGAGCCGGCCGACTGGCACGAGGACCGATGGGCCGGCGAGCGCTTCGAGACTCACTGGATGCTGCTGCTACCGCCCCTGCTCACCGCGCTGCTGTCGCTGCTGGTCGGGTTGCTGGCCGCCACGGCGCTCAGCCCGCTGGGCTGGAGCCAGTTGATCGTCGAGCGGGAGTTCGCCATATGA
- a CDS encoding Na+/H+ antiporter subunit E has product MEDVMTQATLRRGATDALFWSLIYTALWALFAAGQGWLLGVPTVALAVALSLWLGLRPPAMRLGALPGFLTFFLRHMLLGGWDVARRALQPRCQLQPAWHPYPLTSRSPRVRLLLSALVGLLPGTLSSRIEGDHMQVHVLDERLAWQPTVAELERRLERLLGGLERR; this is encoded by the coding sequence ATGGAGGATGTGATGACTCAGGCCACACTGCGTCGCGGAGCCACCGACGCGCTCTTCTGGTCACTGATCTATACCGCGCTGTGGGCACTGTTCGCCGCTGGCCAGGGCTGGCTGCTGGGCGTGCCGACGGTGGCGCTGGCGGTTGCCCTGAGCCTGTGGCTGGGCCTGCGCCCGCCGGCCATGCGCCTTGGCGCGTTGCCAGGGTTTCTCACGTTCTTCCTCAGGCACATGCTGCTCGGCGGCTGGGATGTGGCGCGCCGTGCCTTGCAGCCGCGCTGCCAGCTGCAGCCGGCATGGCACCCGTATCCGCTCACCAGCCGCTCGCCACGGGTACGTCTGCTGCTGTCGGCGCTGGTCGGGCTGCTGCCCGGCACGCTGTCCTCGCGCATCGAAGGCGATCATATGCAGGTCCATGTGCTCGACGAGCGCCTGGCCTGGCAACCCACGGTCGCCGAACTCGAACGGCGGCTCGAGCGGCTGCTGGGCGGCCTGGAGCGACGCTGA
- a CDS encoding ketosteroid isomerase-related protein, with product MSLDDRKKLVRQHIDLTWNRGHLALAEHLHSKDFLYKSSFIGRPLVSAEFLDMVRQIRHAMPELEVVVEECIAEGNRVVTWSTLIGTIEHAAFGYPPSDKVLSISAMAFWTITPTQQVQEICTMFDMESFRAQLGLDTRPYADKALP from the coding sequence ATGTCACTGGATGACCGCAAGAAACTCGTCCGTCAGCACATCGACCTGACCTGGAACCGCGGGCACCTGGCGCTCGCCGAGCATCTGCACAGCAAGGATTTTCTCTACAAGAGCTCCTTTATCGGCCGGCCGCTGGTCAGTGCCGAGTTTCTCGACATGGTCCGGCAGATCCGTCACGCCATGCCGGAGCTGGAAGTGGTGGTCGAAGAATGCATCGCCGAAGGCAACCGGGTGGTCACCTGGAGCACGCTGATCGGCACCATCGAGCATGCGGCGTTCGGCTACCCGCCCAGCGACAAGGTGCTGAGCATCTCCGCCATGGCGTTCTGGACCATCACCCCGACGCAGCAGGTGCAGGAGATCTGCACCATGTTCGACATGGAAAGCTTCCGCGCCCAGCTGGGCCTGGATACCCGCCCCTACGCCGACAAGGCGTTGCCCTGA
- a CDS encoding MnhB domain-containing protein, whose product MTDWLLDGVLGLLLLGLAGGALHVRQLYAGVLLFVSFGLVLALVWARLGAADLALAEAAIGAGLTGVLLFAALARQPLAGSEPRLSGRRRLAAVLVLLPLLIVLLPQLAPLAEQTSRVPMQIDAAMAQSGVDHPVTAVLLNFRAWDTLLELAVLLLALLGARQLGPLRMQLSEPWPLLQAWGRTLAPLLVLAGGYVLWRGAASPGGAFQAGALLASGIVLLRLAGALPVLRWSQWPLRLLVLVGLLLFVAVAAACAWFGAGWLQYPSGWAKPLILVIEAAATLSIAASLSLLVIGDETETER is encoded by the coding sequence ATGACTGACTGGCTGCTGGACGGTGTGCTCGGCCTGCTGCTGCTCGGCCTGGCCGGCGGCGCCCTGCACGTGCGCCAGCTGTATGCCGGCGTGCTGCTGTTCGTCTCGTTCGGCCTGGTTCTGGCGCTGGTATGGGCGCGCCTGGGCGCTGCCGACCTGGCCCTGGCCGAGGCCGCCATCGGGGCCGGCCTGACCGGTGTGCTGCTGTTCGCCGCGCTGGCCCGGCAGCCATTGGCAGGCAGCGAACCTCGTCTGTCCGGCCGGCGCCGCCTGGCTGCGGTGCTGGTACTGCTGCCGTTGCTGATCGTCCTGTTGCCGCAGCTCGCGCCGCTGGCCGAACAGACCTCGCGGGTGCCGATGCAGATCGATGCGGCCATGGCGCAGAGCGGCGTCGACCATCCGGTGACCGCCGTGCTGCTCAACTTCCGCGCCTGGGACACCCTGCTGGAGCTGGCGGTGCTGCTGCTGGCGCTGCTCGGCGCGCGCCAGCTCGGTCCGCTACGCATGCAGCTGAGCGAGCCCTGGCCTCTGCTGCAGGCCTGGGGCCGCACCCTGGCACCGTTGCTGGTGCTGGCGGGCGGCTATGTGCTCTGGCGCGGCGCGGCCTCACCGGGTGGCGCCTTCCAGGCCGGCGCCTTGCTCGCCTCCGGCATCGTCCTGCTGCGCCTGGCCGGCGCGTTGCCGGTGCTGCGCTGGAGCCAATGGCCGCTGCGGCTGCTGGTGCTGGTCGGCCTGTTGCTGTTCGTCGCGGTGGCGGCGGCCTGCGCCTGGTTCGGTGCGGGCTGGTTGCAGTATCCATCCGGCTGGGCCAAGCCGCTGATTCTCGTCATCGAAGCCGCGGCAACGCTGTCCATCGCCGCCAGCCTCAGCCTGCTGGTGATCGGCGACGAAACGGAGACCGAGCGATGA
- a CDS encoding monovalent cation/H+ antiporter complex subunit F, which produces MALYAALLLLTLIIGLWRVLRGPGRVDRLLVVQLFGTSGTALLLVLAQWQGAPALRDAALVLALLAAMVSAALVQLLRRSRHE; this is translated from the coding sequence ATGGCCCTGTACGCGGCGTTGCTGCTGCTGACCCTGATCATCGGCCTGTGGCGCGTGCTGCGGGGACCGGGGCGGGTCGATCGGCTGCTGGTCGTGCAGCTTTTCGGTACTTCCGGCACCGCACTGCTGCTGGTACTGGCGCAGTGGCAGGGGGCCCCGGCGCTGCGCGACGCCGCGCTGGTGCTGGCGCTGCTGGCGGCGATGGTGAGCGCCGCGCTGGTCCAGCTGCTGCGCCGGAGCCGCCATGAATGA
- a CDS encoding cation:proton antiporter: MNELLAALSWLLLAGGLLFFAAGSIGLLRFPDTLSRLHALTKADTLGFGLVVAGLALRAGSLLEVAQMLLIWLLVLASGATACQLLARQREDQGAAGERDDD; encoded by the coding sequence ATGAATGAGCTGCTCGCCGCGCTCAGCTGGCTGCTGCTGGCCGGCGGCCTGCTGTTCTTCGCCGCGGGCAGCATCGGCCTGCTGCGCTTTCCCGACACCCTGAGCCGGCTGCACGCGCTGACCAAGGCTGACACCCTCGGTTTTGGCCTCGTGGTGGCCGGGCTCGCGCTGCGCGCCGGCAGCCTGCTGGAAGTCGCGCAAATGCTGCTGATCTGGCTGCTGGTGCTGGCCTCCGGCGCCACCGCCTGCCAGCTGCTGGCACGTCAGCGCGAAGATCAGGGCGCGGCCGGGGAGCGTGATGATGACTGA